From Streptomyces griseorubiginosus, one genomic window encodes:
- a CDS encoding aKG-HExxH-type peptide beta-hydroxylase, whose amino-acid sequence MTAPATLRMTAEDFAGLAGCRPSPTALRVLRDGQISRRLLMLMDVAAAARSRAPEFWESRGAAAWELCSRARRADVRAFEAVLLHPHVGVWLGRCMRALDGPRPAARAGTHLARLGGLAAAAALRAGLRPQLALPAPDSLLWLPTLGVVRLPGDAVEARLRGDVLEPGGRLPAPGQWDGSPRWGESQQWDESAAHGTAWCAPRRLVVHGPQGTPPLSVVLEDFDPYRDAHGHRVLPGRTAGDLRAWQASVASAWDVLTRLLPDRAEACASLWSSLVPLRPPETGEGVSSSAREAYGAIAASFTSDPVQLAETVVHESAHIAFGALADLTDLWDPEDATLLPVGWREDLRPIGSALTGTHAHLALLEFWRRRGQEVSGGQACAARDRLRHYGVQVVKALRLLQAHRPLPPMGRHFVSIMVAEAARCGFSLPPPPSARPLRASHHRVALRETLDLGRRRAASTSAQEVAAFAVRSPGCRATTVDETTPGAG is encoded by the coding sequence ATGACGGCCCCGGCGACCCTGCGGATGACCGCGGAGGACTTCGCGGGCCTGGCGGGCTGCCGGCCCTCCCCGACCGCCCTGCGCGTTCTGAGGGACGGTCAGATCTCCCGCCGTCTGCTGATGCTGATGGACGTGGCCGCGGCGGCCCGGAGCAGAGCACCGGAGTTCTGGGAGTCGCGGGGCGCGGCGGCCTGGGAGCTGTGCTCCCGGGCGCGCAGAGCGGATGTCCGGGCCTTCGAGGCCGTACTGCTCCATCCGCACGTGGGTGTGTGGCTGGGCCGCTGCATGCGCGCCCTGGACGGTCCGCGTCCCGCCGCGCGGGCGGGCACGCACCTCGCCCGGCTCGGCGGCCTGGCCGCGGCCGCGGCGTTACGCGCGGGGCTGCGCCCGCAGCTGGCCCTGCCGGCCCCGGACTCGCTCCTGTGGCTGCCCACGCTCGGCGTCGTCCGGTTACCCGGGGACGCGGTCGAGGCGCGCTTGCGCGGTGACGTACTGGAGCCGGGCGGGCGCCTGCCGGCCCCGGGACAGTGGGACGGGTCGCCACGGTGGGGAGAGTCGCAGCAGTGGGACGAGTCGGCGGCGCACGGCACGGCCTGGTGCGCGCCGCGTCGCCTCGTCGTCCACGGCCCGCAGGGCACGCCGCCGTTGTCGGTGGTCCTGGAGGACTTCGATCCGTACCGGGACGCGCACGGTCACCGGGTGCTGCCCGGTCGGACGGCCGGGGACCTGCGTGCCTGGCAGGCGTCGGTGGCCTCGGCCTGGGACGTGCTGACCCGGCTGCTCCCGGACCGGGCCGAGGCATGTGCCTCGCTGTGGTCGTCACTGGTGCCCCTGCGGCCTCCGGAGACCGGTGAGGGCGTGAGTTCCTCGGCGCGGGAGGCGTACGGGGCGATCGCCGCCTCCTTCACCAGCGATCCGGTACAGCTCGCGGAGACCGTGGTGCACGAAAGCGCGCACATCGCCTTCGGAGCCCTCGCCGATCTGACCGATCTCTGGGATCCCGAGGACGCGACCCTGCTTCCGGTCGGCTGGCGGGAGGACCTGAGGCCGATCGGGTCCGCCCTCACGGGCACTCACGCCCACTTGGCGCTCCTCGAGTTCTGGCGTCGGCGCGGGCAGGAGGTGAGCGGCGGACAGGCGTGTGCGGCGCGGGACCGGTTGCGGCACTACGGCGTCCAGGTCGTCAAGGCCCTGCGGCTTCTCCAGGCCCATCGGCCGCTCCCGCCCATGGGCCGGCACTTCGTTTCGATCATGGTGGCCGAGGCGGCGCGCTGTGGCTTCTCCCTGCCCCCGCCGCCCTCCGCCCGCCCCCTCCGCGCATCACACCATCGGGTGGCATTGCGGGAGACGCTGGACCTCGGGCGACGGCGCGCAGCGTCCACGTCCGCCCAGGAAGTGGCGGCCTTCGCGGTGCGTTCACCGGGTTGCCGAGCCACGACTGTCGACGAGACGACACCGGGGGCGGGCTGA
- the fsxC gene encoding FxsC protein, producing MSHFYLSHVRTVDEEWVAAFFHDLCRAVAQRTGRSPEAVGVRGKPQSSDVSVDLLGRSTVLVVLHSPRYFSQSYCRAELSYFQRRLNMQRSRTGRSADAVVPVMWEPDFTHPLESVVPYPPLGPRSEAYRRDGLLHLLRLKARYRSEYEEVLTAVADRIVAAAEQLPEVHGFDASGSHSPVGAPQPVGSQEVSFVVASSAKEDVPGERHSRQYYGKTVLDWSPYAPGEHEALVALVKNTATALDFTANVLPLDEESVDRIVREQDPEQLVVLLVDAWVALRREEHRLLAAVDERNPEATTALEPRARDDTESAEWAGTLDELLDRTLPRMRGRHSEYERWRLLDAESFTSSLRKVLIRLQNEALKSVEAVQSPATPTEGLHTFPLLGRYSS from the coding sequence GTGAGCCACTTCTACTTGAGTCACGTTCGCACGGTCGACGAGGAGTGGGTCGCGGCGTTCTTTCACGACCTCTGCAGGGCGGTGGCCCAGCGGACCGGGCGCTCGCCCGAGGCCGTGGGCGTGCGCGGGAAACCGCAGTCGTCCGACGTGTCGGTGGATCTGCTGGGCCGGTCCACCGTCCTCGTCGTGCTGCACTCACCGCGGTACTTCAGTCAGTCGTACTGCCGGGCCGAGCTGTCCTACTTCCAGCGGCGCCTGAACATGCAGCGGTCCCGCACGGGCCGCAGCGCCGACGCGGTCGTACCCGTGATGTGGGAACCCGACTTCACGCACCCGTTGGAGAGTGTCGTCCCGTATCCGCCCCTCGGCCCGCGCTCGGAGGCCTACCGGCGTGACGGGCTGCTGCACCTGCTGCGGCTGAAGGCGCGCTACCGGTCCGAGTACGAGGAAGTGCTGACGGCGGTCGCCGACCGGATCGTCGCGGCCGCGGAGCAGCTGCCCGAGGTGCACGGGTTCGACGCGAGCGGCAGTCATTCGCCCGTCGGCGCCCCCCAGCCCGTGGGCAGCCAGGAGGTCAGCTTCGTCGTCGCGTCCTCGGCGAAGGAGGACGTGCCCGGAGAACGGCACTCCCGCCAGTACTACGGAAAGACGGTCCTGGACTGGTCCCCCTACGCCCCGGGGGAGCACGAGGCCCTGGTCGCACTGGTGAAGAACACCGCCACCGCGCTGGACTTCACCGCCAACGTGCTGCCGCTGGACGAGGAGAGCGTCGACCGGATCGTCCGGGAGCAGGACCCCGAGCAGCTCGTCGTGCTCCTGGTGGACGCGTGGGTGGCCCTGCGGCGGGAGGAGCACCGGCTGCTGGCCGCCGTCGACGAGCGCAATCCCGAGGCGACCACGGCGCTGGAACCGAGGGCCCGGGACGACACCGAGTCGGCCGAGTGGGCCGGCACCCTCGACGAACTCCTGGACCGCACGCTCCCCCGCATGCGGGGACGGCACAGCGAGTACGAGCGCTGGAGGCTGCTGGACGCCGAGAGCTTCACCTCGTCCCTGCGCAAGGTGCTCATCCGCCTCCAGAACGAGGCGCTCAAGTCAGTGGAGGCCGTTCAGTCGCCGGCAACGCCGACCGAAGGTCTTCACACGTTTCCCCTGCTCGGAAGGTACTCCTCATGA
- a CDS encoding MoxR family ATPase — protein sequence MIRLFDPGEETDRPAPDLRAPAPDGRAPAPEGGTSAPDAGTPADSGAPAPPRPTPARGTDRLDEQVYLFDDPTVLAVNVALASGRPLLVLGPPGSGKSALAPNVARLMRFRYYAEVVTARTEPHDLLWREEAFRQLNDATQGTLQDPGSRAYFRPGPLWKALDPAMDEEGAPALRDRPAVVLIDEIDKADPDVPDALLDPLNNLRFVGPDRRTVTAAGDTGAPLVVITSNEERELSAAFLRRCILLRLRPPGREHLLKVARLHMGDAYDEALTQELADLFESESMGARPAASTAEFLDTLRACRQLELTAESPEWRAVAGLAMVKASPDQVSAV from the coding sequence TTGATCAGGCTTTTCGACCCGGGCGAGGAGACGGACAGGCCCGCACCGGACCTCCGTGCGCCCGCACCCGACGGCCGTGCGCCCGCACCCGAGGGCGGTACGTCCGCACCGGACGCCGGCACACCCGCGGACAGCGGTGCACCCGCGCCGCCCCGCCCCACGCCCGCCCGCGGCACCGACCGTCTCGACGAGCAGGTCTACCTCTTCGACGACCCGACCGTCCTCGCCGTCAACGTCGCGCTGGCGTCCGGCCGTCCGCTGCTCGTGCTGGGCCCCCCGGGCTCCGGGAAGTCGGCGCTCGCGCCGAACGTGGCCCGGCTGATGCGCTTCCGCTACTACGCGGAGGTGGTCACCGCCCGCACCGAACCGCACGACCTGCTGTGGCGCGAGGAGGCCTTCCGCCAGCTCAACGACGCCACCCAGGGCACGCTCCAGGACCCCGGTTCGCGGGCCTACTTCCGGCCCGGCCCCCTGTGGAAGGCACTCGATCCGGCCATGGACGAGGAAGGCGCGCCCGCACTGCGCGACCGGCCCGCGGTGGTGCTCATCGACGAGATCGACAAGGCCGATCCCGACGTCCCGGACGCCCTGCTCGATCCGCTCAACAACCTCCGTTTCGTGGGCCCGGACCGCCGCACGGTGACCGCCGCCGGGGACACCGGCGCCCCCCTCGTGGTGATCACGAGCAACGAGGAGAGGGAGCTGTCAGCCGCCTTCCTGCGCCGCTGCATCCTGCTGCGGCTGCGGCCGCCGGGCCGCGAACACCTGTTGAAGGTGGCCCGGTTGCACATGGGGGACGCCTACGACGAGGCCCTCACCCAGGAGTTGGCCGATCTGTTCGAGAGCGAGTCGATGGGCGCCCGGCCCGCGGCGAGCACCGCCGAGTTCCTGGACACCCTGCGCGCCTGCCGCCAGCTGGAGTTGACGGCCGAGTCGCCGGAGTGGCGGGCGGTCGCGGGGCTCGCCATGGTGAAGGCCTCCCCCGACCAGGTCTCCGCGGTATGA
- a CDS encoding toll/interleukin-1 receptor domain-containing protein, translated as MPGPHVFLSRSEPLGCDCNCWPARRAMEELLHQEGCEPVVVDRESLVPGQDWMAAISDGMGSAHGMLLIVSSHALRSEHVQNELAMAELRNRHDGFPVILLMLPEVTLDALEKSGLGSLSPHRRQMVEWPGKDDIEAVRHDIRPQLDLMRAESGGAKVHHRVVHHLREVDAQSLSRAGATLGVPLETLSPLMRHRLASGLLAERPGEPVADPLRAALTELLPLSAPDASRELVQLSVTHARVPVDEAARMRGVLRSGSPRVAVLPALSTDTARRYIHRASEQPLPWDHFVVPLTAGSGVLTDLVERIGEELLEEFDIHDEETLREHEHDFGPVVVIVPHPPDADLVRALDTAYPEGLLFLFVVDGELLGTAGPHTRLEGLPAWREEEMNRTVRRFVRRYGTPASN; from the coding sequence ATGCCCGGCCCTCACGTCTTCCTCAGCCGCAGCGAGCCCCTCGGCTGCGACTGCAACTGCTGGCCGGCCCGCCGCGCCATGGAGGAACTGCTGCACCAGGAGGGCTGCGAACCGGTCGTCGTGGACCGGGAGTCGCTGGTGCCGGGCCAGGACTGGATGGCGGCCATCTCCGACGGCATGGGCAGCGCGCACGGCATGCTCCTGATCGTCTCCAGCCACGCCCTGCGCTCCGAGCACGTGCAGAACGAACTGGCCATGGCGGAACTGCGCAACCGGCACGACGGCTTCCCGGTGATCCTGCTGATGCTGCCGGAAGTCACCCTGGACGCCCTGGAGAAGAGCGGGCTGGGTTCCCTCAGCCCGCACCGGCGGCAGATGGTGGAGTGGCCGGGCAAGGACGACATCGAGGCCGTACGGCACGACATAAGACCCCAACTCGACCTGATGCGCGCCGAGTCGGGCGGGGCAAAGGTGCACCACCGGGTGGTCCACCACCTGCGGGAGGTGGACGCGCAGAGCCTGAGCCGGGCCGGTGCGACGCTGGGGGTGCCGCTGGAGACGCTGTCCCCGCTGATGCGTCACCGGCTCGCCTCCGGCCTGCTGGCGGAACGCCCGGGCGAGCCCGTCGCCGACCCGCTGCGCGCGGCCCTCACCGAACTGCTCCCGCTGTCGGCCCCGGACGCCTCCCGGGAACTCGTCCAGCTGAGCGTGACCCACGCCCGGGTGCCGGTGGACGAGGCGGCCCGGATGCGCGGGGTGCTGCGCTCCGGCTCCCCCAGGGTCGCGGTGCTGCCCGCGCTCTCCACGGACACCGCCCGCCGCTACATCCACCGGGCCAGTGAACAGCCGCTGCCCTGGGACCACTTCGTCGTCCCGCTCACGGCGGGCAGCGGCGTCCTGACCGACCTGGTCGAACGCATCGGTGAGGAGCTCCTGGAGGAGTTCGACATCCACGACGAGGAGACCCTGCGTGAACACGAGCACGATTTCGGCCCGGTGGTCGTGATCGTCCCGCATCCCCCGGACGCCGACCTGGTCAGAGCACTCGACACGGCGTACCCGGAGGGGCTGCTGTTCCTGTTCGTGGTGGACGGCGAACTCCTCGGCACCGCCGGCCCCCACACCCGCCTGGAAGGCCTGCCCGCCTGGCGCGAGGAGGAGATGAACCGGACCGTCCGGCGTTTCGTACGGCGGTACGGGACACCGGCGAGCAACTGA
- the fxsT gene encoding FxSxx-COOH system tetratricopeptide repeat protein encodes MTFASGDAGTRESGTIVTFYSFKGGTGRTMALANVAWILASNGKRVLAMDWDLEAPGLHRYFAPFLGDPELRSTPGVIDLIREFDLARPRPAGGDYSRQARVERFASALTWSFDSGGYVLFVSPGRRTPEYSEKINTYDWQGFYEQRDGAAFLRALREDMRANYDYALIDSRTGWSDTSGITTVLMPDVLVNCFTLNTQSVDGSASVAADVRRAAPHVKIFPVPMRVEDAEQEKLAISRGHARHRFQEFLKDTPRAADPDGYWGSVEIPYKPFYAYEEVLATVADTPRQPASLLGAYERLTSVITDGQVTALRPVEEPVRRQLLARFQRVPVPGGRLVPRVRIDYALRDGAWAEWVEAQLQVAGVAVGLRGSSPSMPLSSGPADAADVVIALLSPDFATTPVADEVRALAAAPDGPKIIGLRTREHQPESALRGLPGFSLVDTSAAQVLSKLFGLLELEAAAPTVSEDLTYPGRVPRIFNVPRRNNAFTGRDIQLDRLRSELGAESLRPDTPVGRVFLYGLGGIGKTQIAQEYVHRYGSQYDLVHWIPAEQPTRIPQLLAELGLELGIPGDTVDERAQATMTALKNNDYGRWLLVFDNITESQDTEGENQLRDEGDTTVKRYLPAEGPGHVILTARRSPHEENQISVEVDAFNRSESIALLRRRVDGLSAEDADRIAETLGDFPMAMEIAAAWLRQTAMPLDTYLDRVNSQVSAVLNGAGNTGDSQQESLLAVWRLTVDRLGSERPAAVRLLELCAFLSPEPIAHSLLYSDAMRNRLAEETGDESVLDPMVMGYLIRDLGRYALATVDQQSGSIQVHRLVQAAVREWLKEDSEREERTRRQAQLVLAGALPSAVSAEDSPQARQRFAELLPHLEPSGALSNTDARVCEWVIRQVRNQWRIGDHRAAVALGQKALDVWTGSLGADHHLRLRLAAQVANPLRSLGRYREAHELDADTLQRQREQLGEDDGYTLMTARNYGADLRGLGRYQEAYAEDRRTYELYLNSPHFGLDHEDTLRAAHNLGVSLLLAGQPSGALERATETYQRSRQSLGLQHVLTWAFAGGVALDRRETGDYQGSLDLLYEVRKRFVGLLGDKADDVLRTDASLAVTQRRLGNYAEAEALTRSTLNVYRQRYGEGHPETLSCTANLACDLLALSLTDPARGAEAVHLGKQNLKRYRERLGTEHPFSFAAATNLVAIFRSQGETDQAMELADETLPLLVRRLGDSHPATVACRANRAGVLFALGRYEEALAEDESAREAYRELYRNHHPRVLCAEFNVALDGSVMGRDDAERNLTAATLAAEQEFGRDHPTVRVMRERKRIDFDLEMPPT; translated from the coding sequence ATGACGTTCGCCTCGGGTGACGCCGGCACCCGCGAGTCCGGCACGATCGTCACGTTCTACTCCTTCAAGGGTGGAACCGGTCGCACCATGGCCCTGGCGAACGTGGCCTGGATCCTGGCCAGCAACGGAAAACGTGTACTGGCCATGGACTGGGACCTGGAGGCGCCGGGGCTGCACCGCTACTTCGCCCCCTTCCTCGGCGACCCGGAGCTGCGCTCCACCCCCGGTGTCATCGACCTGATCCGCGAGTTCGACCTCGCCAGGCCCAGGCCGGCCGGGGGCGACTACAGCCGGCAGGCCCGGGTGGAGCGCTTCGCCTCCGCGCTGACGTGGAGCTTCGACAGCGGCGGCTACGTCCTGTTCGTGTCGCCCGGCCGGCGGACTCCGGAGTACTCCGAGAAGATCAACACCTACGACTGGCAGGGGTTCTACGAGCAGCGCGACGGAGCGGCCTTCCTGCGTGCCCTGCGCGAGGACATGCGCGCCAACTACGACTACGCCCTGATCGACAGCCGCACGGGCTGGAGCGACACCTCCGGCATCACGACGGTGCTGATGCCGGACGTCCTGGTCAACTGCTTCACGCTGAACACCCAGTCGGTGGACGGCAGCGCCAGCGTGGCCGCGGACGTCCGGCGGGCCGCCCCGCACGTCAAGATCTTCCCCGTCCCCATGCGGGTGGAGGACGCCGAGCAGGAGAAGCTGGCCATCAGCCGCGGGCACGCCCGCCACCGCTTCCAGGAGTTCCTGAAGGACACGCCCCGGGCGGCCGACCCCGACGGCTACTGGGGCTCCGTGGAGATCCCCTACAAGCCCTTCTACGCGTACGAGGAGGTGCTGGCCACCGTCGCGGACACGCCCCGCCAGCCGGCCTCCCTGCTGGGCGCCTACGAACGCCTCACCTCGGTCATCACGGACGGTCAGGTCACCGCCCTGCGGCCGGTCGAGGAACCGGTGCGCAGGCAACTGCTCGCCCGCTTCCAGCGGGTCCCGGTGCCCGGGGGGCGGCTGGTGCCGCGGGTGCGGATCGACTACGCGCTGCGCGACGGCGCCTGGGCGGAGTGGGTCGAGGCCCAGCTCCAGGTCGCCGGAGTGGCCGTGGGGCTGCGCGGGAGCAGTCCCTCCATGCCGCTGTCCAGCGGACCCGCGGACGCCGCCGACGTGGTCATCGCCCTGCTCTCCCCCGACTTCGCCACCACACCGGTCGCCGACGAGGTGCGCGCTCTCGCGGCGGCACCCGACGGCCCCAAGATCATCGGACTGCGCACCCGGGAGCACCAACCGGAGTCCGCCCTGCGAGGGCTGCCGGGATTCAGCCTCGTGGACACCTCGGCCGCGCAGGTCCTGAGCAAACTCTTCGGCCTGCTGGAACTCGAGGCGGCGGCCCCCACGGTCAGCGAGGACCTCACCTATCCGGGCCGCGTTCCCCGTATTTTCAACGTGCCGCGCCGCAACAACGCCTTTACCGGCCGCGACATTCAATTGGACCGTTTGAGGTCCGAACTGGGTGCCGAGTCACTCCGCCCGGACACGCCTGTGGGCAGGGTTTTCCTGTACGGCCTCGGAGGCATCGGCAAAACTCAGATCGCGCAGGAGTACGTCCACCGGTACGGTTCCCAGTACGACCTCGTGCACTGGATCCCGGCTGAACAGCCCACCAGGATCCCCCAGCTCCTCGCGGAGCTTGGGCTGGAATTGGGAATTCCGGGCGACACGGTCGACGAACGCGCCCAGGCAACCATGACGGCGCTGAAAAACAATGATTATGGTCGCTGGTTGCTGGTTTTCGACAACATCACCGAAAGCCAGGACACGGAAGGTGAGAACCAACTCAGGGACGAGGGAGACACGACGGTGAAGCGGTACCTTCCCGCCGAGGGGCCGGGGCACGTCATTCTCACCGCCCGGCGTTCCCCCCATGAGGAGAACCAGATCTCCGTGGAGGTCGACGCCTTCAACAGGTCCGAGAGCATCGCCCTGCTGCGCCGCAGGGTCGACGGGCTGTCGGCCGAGGACGCGGACCGGATCGCCGAGACGCTCGGTGACTTCCCGATGGCCATGGAGATCGCGGCGGCCTGGCTGCGCCAGACGGCGATGCCCCTGGACACCTACCTCGACCGGGTCAACAGCCAGGTCAGCGCGGTTCTGAACGGGGCCGGCAACACCGGGGACAGCCAGCAGGAATCCCTCCTCGCGGTCTGGCGGCTGACCGTCGACCGGCTGGGCAGCGAACGCCCCGCGGCCGTACGGCTCCTCGAACTCTGCGCCTTCCTGTCCCCCGAGCCGATCGCGCACTCCCTGCTCTACAGCGACGCCATGCGCAACCGGCTCGCCGAGGAGACCGGCGACGAGTCGGTCCTCGACCCCATGGTGATGGGCTACCTGATCCGGGACCTCGGCCGCTACGCGCTCGCCACCGTCGATCAGCAGAGCGGCTCCATCCAGGTCCACCGACTGGTCCAGGCCGCCGTACGCGAATGGCTGAAGGAGGACAGCGAACGCGAGGAGCGGACCCGGCGTCAGGCGCAACTGGTGCTGGCGGGAGCGCTGCCCTCGGCCGTCTCGGCGGAGGACAGCCCGCAGGCCAGGCAGCGGTTCGCGGAGCTGCTGCCGCACCTGGAACCCTCCGGGGCGCTGTCCAACACCGACGCCCGGGTGTGCGAGTGGGTCATCCGCCAGGTCCGCAACCAGTGGCGGATCGGGGACCACCGGGCCGCCGTCGCCCTCGGGCAGAAGGCACTCGACGTCTGGACGGGGTCCCTGGGCGCCGACCACCACCTCAGGCTGCGGCTGGCCGCCCAGGTGGCCAACCCGCTGCGCTCCCTGGGCCGTTACCGGGAGGCCCACGAACTCGACGCCGACACGCTCCAGCGCCAGCGCGAGCAGCTCGGCGAGGACGACGGCTACACGCTGATGACGGCCCGCAACTACGGCGCCGACCTCCGTGGCCTCGGCCGCTACCAGGAGGCGTACGCCGAGGACCGCAGGACCTACGAGCTGTATCTGAACAGCCCGCACTTCGGCCTCGACCACGAGGACACCCTGCGGGCCGCACACAACCTGGGCGTCTCGCTCCTGTTGGCCGGTCAGCCCTCGGGAGCCCTGGAGCGGGCCACGGAGACCTATCAGAGGTCCCGTCAGTCCCTGGGCCTGCAACACGTGCTCACCTGGGCCTTCGCCGGTGGTGTGGCTTTGGACCGGCGGGAGACGGGTGACTACCAGGGCTCCCTCGACCTGCTCTACGAGGTGCGCAAACGCTTCGTGGGCCTGCTCGGCGACAAGGCCGACGACGTGCTGCGCACCGACGCGTCCCTCGCGGTGACCCAGCGCCGCCTCGGCAACTACGCGGAGGCGGAGGCCCTGACGCGCTCCACCCTGAACGTGTACCGGCAGCGCTACGGCGAGGGCCACCCGGAGACCCTGTCGTGCACGGCCAACCTGGCCTGCGACCTGCTCGCCCTGTCGCTGACGGATCCCGCGCGCGGGGCGGAGGCGGTGCACCTCGGGAAACAGAACCTCAAGCGCTATCGCGAGCGCCTCGGTACCGAGCACCCGTTCTCCTTCGCGGCCGCGACCAACCTGGTGGCCATCTTCCGGAGCCAGGGAGAGACCGACCAGGCGATGGAGCTCGCCGACGAGACGCTCCCGCTGCTCGTCCGGCGACTCGGTGACTCCCACCCCGCCACCGTGGCCTGCCGGGCCAACCGGGCCGGTGTGCTGTTCGCGCTGGGCCGGTACGAGGAGGCACTGGCCGAGGACGAGAGCGCCCGCGAGGCCTACCGCGAGCTCTACCGCAACCACCACCCGAGGGTGCTCTGCGCGGAGTTCAACGTCGCCCTGGACGGCAGCGTGATGGGCCGCGACGACGCCGAGCGCAACCTCACCGCCGCGACGCTCGCCGCCGAGCAGGAGTTCGGGCGGGATCACCCCACCGTCCGCGTGATGCGGGAGCGCAAGCGCATCGACTTCGACCTGGAGATGCCGCCGACCTGA
- a CDS encoding FxsB family cyclophane-forming radical SAM/SPASM peptide maturase gives MRDANPFVEWIVKVAQPCNLACDHCYVYELLDHSWQDKPAVMANATAAQLARRISEHARRHALPRVRVVLHGGEPLLAGRSRIEHLLEVLSEGLRGTAVCDISVQSNVTLLNPSWMDLFRRHGVSVGVSLDGGREANDRHRRAKNGRSSYDSVQRGLELLRRPENKALFAGLLCTVDLANPPLEVYEALLAHEPPAVNFLLPHATWEHPPPGHDPHRTPYANWLLEVFERWYSAPRQETRIRLFEDLMDLALGGHVHSESIGLADTDFLVVESDGSIELADSLKVTAHGGPATGLDIFAQDFDSVARHPVVADARRGGLSALADVCRGCEVVRICGGGLRAHRFHPRTGFSNPSVYCADLRVLTTHIRDRVVADATALLGSAS, from the coding sequence TGCTCGACCACTCCTGGCAGGACAAGCCGGCGGTGATGGCGAACGCAACCGCGGCCCAACTCGCCCGCCGCATAAGCGAACACGCCCGGCGGCACGCCCTGCCCCGGGTCCGGGTGGTCCTGCACGGGGGTGAGCCGCTGCTGGCCGGCCGGTCCCGAATCGAACACCTTCTGGAAGTCCTGAGCGAGGGGCTGCGCGGCACAGCTGTTTGTGATATCTCCGTGCAGAGCAATGTGACACTTCTGAATCCCTCATGGATGGACCTGTTCCGCCGGCACGGGGTGTCGGTGGGCGTCAGTCTTGACGGCGGTCGTGAGGCCAACGACCGTCACAGGCGTGCCAAGAACGGACGGAGCAGCTACGACTCCGTCCAGAGAGGGTTGGAACTCTTGCGGAGGCCCGAGAACAAGGCGCTGTTCGCGGGCCTGTTGTGCACGGTCGACCTCGCCAACCCGCCGCTCGAGGTCTACGAGGCGCTGCTCGCGCACGAACCCCCGGCCGTCAACTTCCTGCTCCCGCACGCCACATGGGAACACCCGCCGCCCGGCCACGATCCGCATCGAACGCCGTACGCGAACTGGCTGCTGGAAGTGTTCGAGAGGTGGTACTCGGCGCCGCGCCAGGAGACCAGGATCCGGCTGTTCGAGGACCTGATGGACCTCGCGCTCGGCGGTCACGTCCACTCGGAGAGCATCGGACTGGCCGACACCGACTTCCTCGTCGTGGAGAGCGACGGCTCGATCGAACTGGCCGACTCGCTCAAGGTGACGGCGCATGGCGGCCCCGCCACCGGGCTCGACATCTTCGCGCAGGACTTCGACTCCGTCGCGCGGCACCCGGTCGTGGCCGACGCCCGCCGCGGGGGCCTGAGCGCGCTCGCCGACGTCTGCCGGGGCTGCGAAGTGGTGCGGATATGCGGTGGCGGACTGCGCGCGCACCGCTTCCACCCCCGCACCGGTTTCTCGAATCCGAGCGTCTACTGCGCGGACCTGCGCGTGCTGACCACACACATCCGCGACCGCGTGGTGGCCGATGCCACCGCCCTGCTCGGGAGCGCCTCATGA